TGTCGGGTTGCCGCTTGGTTTTTGCCGGTAGCGGCAGTGCAGCAACCGTCGGTTTTTCAATGACAGCATCGGATTCAGTCGCCAGAATTTTGATGTTTCGCGGAGTGAATGCCGGCTCAGCGAGGTCTTGGGTTCCCAGCGTCAGTTCTTCGGGTTGGGCAATATTGACATGGATGTTTTCTCGCTCAAGCAAGACCCCCGCGTCCCGCCAGAGCAAAGCCACGCTATTGGAGAAGCTCTCCATGGCCTGTGCCTGGGCGACTTTGGCAAAGACCAGATCGTTCTCAGCATTCAACAAATCCTGCACCTTCGAGGTTTTACGTGCGACGCTTTGACGATATTGCTCGATACGCTGCTCAGAAAGGGTGACAGATTTTTCGGCAACCTGGCGCTGAACCCGGGCCGAGGTGAGTGTCCGCATGTCTGTCTCGATACTATCTCTAAGCTGCCATTCGGCGGCGTTTATGCGGTTTCGGGTTTGCTGGGTAAATAATTTGTCGCGGAGATAGGTGCTTTTGGCCACAGTATTTCCCAAGGGCATGCTGAATTGAAGTCCGGCCGACCACCAGCGGCCCTTCCCTTGCCCGATCTGTTGAATACTGTTGTCAAAGGTAGATTCAATACCTCGAAATCCGACACTGGTAGTCAAGGAAAGATCTGGCCACAAACTTTGCTTGGACATCCGTTCCTGGAGTTCACTGGACTTCAGGTCGAGGCGGAGTTGTTTCAGATTGAAACCATTTTCCATCGCCAGAGCTATGGCCTGTTCTGTCGTTTCCATGGGTTCTTCGGTGGAAGGCAGATCGACGGGATTCAGTTTAATCCGTTTCTTGACCCCAATCAGGTAACGAAGCTTAGCTTCCTGGTCGGATATATTCTGGTCGGCATCAACCAGATCATTCAACCTCTGGCTAATGGCATAGCGGGTGTTGGCCAACTCAATACTTTGTTGCTCATTATTTTTGCTCTGCTTGATTGTTGTTAAAAGTTTTTGGGCCGAAGAAAAGGCGGTCTCGCGTGATTTCAAAATCATATGCAAGGTATAGAGGCGATTGTACCCTCTAATTACAGCGTAAACCGTGGCAATGACCGAATCTCGATATTGCTCGATAGACGCTTCATGATTGTTGGCCGCCAGGTTAATTGAGAGTTCAGTGCTCTCCTTGCCGAAATTTTTTAATAGCGGCTGATTAAGAGTGATGCCGGCCGATGAATACCAATCTTTCCAGCTTTGACCCGGGTCCGAGAGCGGGGTGGTATCGCTGGTGCTGGTAAAGGCAGTGAGATTCCCCCCCGAGGGAAGGT
Above is a genomic segment from Geopsychrobacter electrodiphilus DSM 16401 containing:
- a CDS encoding TolC family protein, with the protein product MSKCFFRIFLFLAPFLTASVTYAAPSSDSVDLSLKTAIAMAIRNNLDLRVDALSSSISATTLQQSRGIYDPSLSISVSHDETFYTGQNYGTKATSTNFGVTQNLPSGGNLTAFTSTSDTTPLSDPGQSWKDWYSSAGITLNQPLLKNFGKESTELSINLAANNHEASIEQYRDSVIATVYAVIRGYNRLYTLHMILKSRETAFSSAQKLLTTIKQSKNNEQQSIELANTRYAISQRLNDLVDADQNISDQEAKLRYLIGVKKRIKLNPVDLPSTEEPMETTEQAIALAMENGFNLKQLRLDLKSSELQERMSKQSLWPDLSLTTSVGFRGIESTFDNSIQQIGQGKGRWWSAGLQFSMPLGNTVAKSTYLRDKLFTQQTRNRINAAEWQLRDSIETDMRTLTSARVQRQVAEKSVTLSEQRIEQYRQSVARKTSKVQDLLNAENDLVFAKVAQAQAMESFSNSVALLWRDAGVLLERENIHVNIAQPEELTLGTQDLAEPAFTPRNIKILATESDAVIEKPTVAALPLPAKTKRQPDTNDVVKPLVVATPKLPVKKSTAQTALYTLRIGEYVSSELETTRRKVKEAGLTPLITTGTKQPRTVFRLRVGDYSSLLAAKTELLKVKNASTGGFILNRGKAGFRLYAGSYFSQQSAKKGQRRLTALGLATTLDEVEVMLPTSLLTAGPFPTHDAALEGALKLKKLGVTAVVSREN